The following proteins are encoded in a genomic region of Acidimicrobiales bacterium:
- a CDS encoding PLP-dependent aminotransferase family protein gives MTLLGDLNASAPPAHAPDPTASALAALAVDSGARGREPIDPTAADPLGLLSRHGREATSSVIRDLLDWTRRPGMLSLAGGIPAAERLPVERVGRAVDRVLAGHGAAALQYGPTDGEAALRALVAPTPDRADDVVVTTGSQQSLDLLARVLVDRGDVVVVEGPSYLGALSAFRAAGARLVEVPGDAAGLDTEVLAGALAAGLRPKAVYVVPEFANPTGATLSAERRRHLVELAEGHGFVIVEDDPYGALRFDGPALAPLADRTDLAVRLGTASKTLAPGLRVGWASLPAWLRGPVIRAKQAVDLHTSTLDQLVVADVLADGAFVAAHLAELRAVYGRRCRALVGALARLGGGRFEVAPPAGGMFAWAALHPSLGLTADALLASALAAHVAFVPGSAFGLAAGEGERIGPAGDGGRRLRLCFATLDEDRLTEAVRRLVAAVDGPAGEAG, from the coding sequence ATGACGCTCCTGGGGGACCTGAACGCATCCGCACCGCCCGCACACGCGCCCGATCCGACGGCTTCGGCTCTGGCGGCTCTGGCGGTCGATTCGGGAGCCAGAGGCCGGGAGCCGATCGACCCGACCGCCGCCGACCCGCTCGGGCTGTTGAGCCGCCACGGGCGGGAGGCCACCTCGTCGGTGATCCGCGACCTGCTCGACTGGACCCGTCGGCCGGGGATGCTGTCGCTGGCCGGCGGCATCCCCGCCGCTGAGCGGCTGCCGGTCGAGCGGGTGGGCCGGGCGGTCGACCGGGTGCTCGCCGGGCATGGCGCCGCCGCTCTCCAGTACGGGCCGACCGACGGCGAGGCGGCGCTGCGGGCGCTCGTGGCGCCGACGCCCGATCGGGCCGACGACGTCGTCGTCACCACCGGCTCGCAGCAGAGCCTCGACCTGCTGGCCCGCGTGCTCGTGGACCGGGGCGACGTCGTGGTGGTCGAGGGCCCCTCCTACCTCGGCGCGCTGAGCGCGTTCCGGGCCGCCGGCGCCCGTCTGGTCGAGGTCCCGGGCGACGCCGCCGGTCTCGACACCGAGGTGCTGGCCGGCGCGCTCGCCGCCGGTCTGCGCCCGAAGGCGGTCTACGTCGTGCCCGAGTTCGCCAACCCGACCGGCGCCACCCTGTCGGCCGAGCGGCGGCGCCACCTCGTCGAGCTGGCCGAGGGGCACGGGTTCGTGATCGTCGAGGACGACCCCTACGGCGCCTTGCGCTTCGACGGGCCGGCCCTGGCCCCGCTGGCCGATCGCACCGACCTCGCCGTCCGCCTCGGCACGGCGTCGAAGACCCTCGCCCCCGGCCTGCGGGTCGGATGGGCGTCGTTGCCGGCGTGGCTGCGCGGTCCCGTGATCCGGGCCAAGCAGGCGGTCGACCTCCACACCTCGACCCTCGACCAGCTCGTCGTCGCCGACGTCCTGGCCGACGGTGCCTTCGTCGCCGCCCACCTGGCCGAGCTGCGGGCGGTCTACGGCCGACGGTGCCGGGCCCTCGTCGGCGCCCTGGCACGACTCGGCGGCGGTCGCTTCGAGGTGGCCCCGCCCGCTGGTGGGATGTTCGCCTGGGCGGCGCTGCATCCATCGCTCGGCCTCACCGCCGACGCCCTGCTGGCGTCCGCGCTCGCCGCCCACGTCGCCTTCGTCCCCGGGTCGGCCTTCGGGTTGGCCGCCGGAGAAGGTGAGCGGATCGGTCCCGCCGGCGACGGTGGGCGCCGGTTACGGCTGTGCTTCGCGACCCTGGACGAGGACCGGTTGACCGAGGCCGTCCGGCGCCTCGTCGCCGCCGTCGATGGCCCGGCCGGCGAGGCCGGCTGA
- a CDS encoding helix-turn-helix domain-containing protein, translated as MRRSDLAEFLKARRAAVSPEDAGLPTGGRRRTPGLRREEVALLAGVSVSWYTWLEQGRPINASADVLDAVARVLRLDPVERDHLFELAGHTTHGVTATTADVTVPEDLDALLDALEPAPAYVLGPRWEYLAWNRAQARLYPAIDALPDDERTLVWSVFARPEGRALIVDWEDEARRVLSQFRADITPHRDDPATVALVERLRAASPEFDAWWPSHDVAGLTSRRRRFHGPDGAVLTFAYQVLIAAGTPDARLVVQLPADEGTRAWAAGVT; from the coding sequence ATGCGCCGCAGCGACCTCGCCGAGTTCCTCAAGGCGCGCCGGGCCGCGGTCTCACCCGAGGATGCCGGCCTGCCCACGGGTGGGCGCCGACGCACCCCAGGCCTGCGCCGGGAGGAGGTGGCGTTGCTCGCGGGCGTCTCGGTCAGCTGGTACACGTGGCTGGAGCAGGGTCGGCCCATCAACGCCTCGGCCGACGTGCTCGACGCGGTGGCCCGGGTGCTGCGCCTCGACCCGGTCGAGCGCGACCACCTCTTCGAGCTCGCCGGCCACACCACCCACGGCGTGACCGCCACGACGGCCGACGTCACCGTCCCCGAGGATCTCGACGCACTGCTCGACGCGCTGGAGCCCGCCCCTGCCTACGTCCTCGGCCCCCGCTGGGAGTACCTGGCGTGGAACCGCGCGCAGGCCCGGCTCTACCCGGCCATCGACGCCCTGCCCGACGACGAGCGCACCCTGGTCTGGTCGGTGTTCGCCCGCCCCGAGGGTCGCGCCCTCATCGTCGACTGGGAGGACGAGGCCCGACGGGTGCTCTCGCAGTTCCGGGCCGACATCACCCCGCATCGCGACGACCCCGCCACCGTCGCACTGGTCGAGCGCCTGCGGGCCGCCAGCCCCGAGTTCGACGCCTGGTGGCCGAGCCACGACGTGGCCGGACTCACCTCGAGGCGGCGGCGCTTCCACGGTCCCGACGGCGCCGTGCTCACGTTCGCCTACCAGGTGCTCATCGCCGCGGGAACCCCCGACGCCCGCCTCGTCGTGCAGCTCCCCGCCGACGAGGGCACCCGAGCCTGGGCCGCCGGCGTCACCTGA